In Candidatus Zixiibacteriota bacterium, a genomic segment contains:
- a CDS encoding M3 family oligoendopeptidase, whose product MTTATQTPAAPKWDLDSIFQGGSASTEFKQFRGDVKNELMRAATSLASLPKTLDPANSVAWTEFVLSLQSLYENTELIVSFSHCLVSENVTDNEAQAQHSESDTYVSDVLKLKSGFEQFALAQNDADWEKFVSSEKLKSVKFFLDEVRHLAKQKLPLEQESLVLELSVNGYHAWNRLYDKMAGELKAEFVEDDSVSTLSIGQLASKMSDPKRDIRKQAFDKTTEAWESRADLAAMTLNSLAGFRLSMYKSRKWKSVVYEPLTLARLEEKSLDAMWRVISRESARLKPYIEAKKKLLKIDKFSWWDEFAPCGAANKSYSYDDASKFIINNVGGFSPHFSDYCRTAIERRWIEAEDRPNKAGGGYCTGLGPRKESRIFMTYAGNYENLLTLAHELGHAYHSYVLNNHQYFATQYPMTLAETASIFSEMLVTDAALEASENKDEKLMLLDQKIQQAYVFFCNLQSRYLFERSFYEERSAGIVGRDRLCELMIAAQKKAYGDLLDPSGYHPYFWCSKLHFYISDVPFYNFPYTFGFLFAGGVYDRAKKGGRTFAEKYQALLADTGSMTTEEVAQKHLGVDLTSDSFWTDAVNRSLADIPQFVELASE is encoded by the coding sequence ATGACAACCGCAACACAGACTCCGGCGGCCCCAAAATGGGACCTCGATTCAATTTTTCAGGGTGGTAGCGCATCCACCGAATTTAAGCAATTTAGGGGAGATGTCAAAAATGAACTGATGCGAGCCGCAACTTCTCTTGCTTCGCTCCCGAAAACACTCGATCCTGCCAATAGCGTGGCCTGGACTGAGTTTGTTCTCTCATTGCAGTCTTTGTATGAGAACACAGAGCTTATTGTCTCATTCTCCCACTGTCTCGTCTCGGAAAATGTTACAGACAACGAAGCCCAGGCCCAGCACAGTGAATCAGATACTTATGTCTCAGATGTCCTGAAGCTCAAAAGCGGGTTCGAGCAGTTTGCGCTTGCGCAAAACGACGCCGACTGGGAGAAATTTGTGTCGTCTGAAAAACTGAAATCGGTCAAATTTTTTCTCGATGAAGTCAGACATTTGGCCAAACAAAAACTACCGCTTGAACAAGAATCATTGGTGCTTGAACTGTCTGTGAATGGCTATCATGCCTGGAATAGACTCTATGACAAAATGGCCGGAGAACTGAAAGCCGAGTTTGTCGAGGACGATTCAGTTTCCACTTTGTCGATCGGCCAATTAGCCTCGAAAATGTCGGATCCGAAACGAGATATCCGCAAACAGGCTTTTGACAAGACAACCGAGGCTTGGGAATCGCGGGCCGACCTTGCGGCCATGACTCTCAATTCACTGGCCGGATTTCGGCTGTCAATGTATAAGTCTCGCAAATGGAAATCTGTCGTCTACGAGCCGCTCACACTGGCGCGATTGGAAGAGAAGTCACTCGATGCCATGTGGCGCGTGATAAGCCGCGAGTCGGCACGGCTCAAGCCATATATCGAGGCCAAGAAGAAGCTTCTGAAAATAGACAAATTCAGTTGGTGGGATGAGTTTGCTCCATGTGGCGCGGCGAATAAGTCCTATTCGTATGACGATGCCAGCAAGTTTATCATTAACAATGTGGGCGGATTTTCGCCTCATTTCTCGGACTATTGCCGTACGGCGATAGAGCGGCGGTGGATTGAAGCCGAAGATCGCCCCAATAAAGCGGGCGGAGGGTACTGCACAGGACTCGGGCCGCGTAAAGAGAGCCGCATCTTTATGACCTATGCCGGCAACTACGAAAACCTGCTGACTTTGGCGCATGAGCTTGGTCATGCCTATCACAGTTATGTCCTGAACAACCACCAGTATTTTGCGACACAGTATCCGATGACACTTGCGGAAACAGCATCCATTTTCTCGGAAATGCTAGTAACCGATGCCGCGCTTGAAGCGTCGGAAAACAAAGACGAAAAACTCATGCTTCTGGATCAGAAAATTCAGCAGGCCTATGTTTTCTTTTGCAACCTGCAGTCGCGCTATCTTTTTGAGCGGTCATTCTATGAAGAGCGTTCAGCGGGGATTGTTGGCCGCGACCGACTCTGTGAGCTTATGATTGCGGCGCAGAAGAAAGCCTACGGCGATTTATTGGATCCGAGCGGTTATCATCCGTATTTCTGGTGTTCCAAACTTCATTTTTATATCAGCGATGTGCCTTTCTACAATTTCCCGTATACGTTCGGCTTTTTGTTTGCCGGCGGAGTCTATGACCGGGCGAAGAAGGGCGGGCGGACGTTTGCCGAAAAATATCAAGCCCTTCTTGCAGATACAGGCAGTATGACGACTGAGGAGGTTGCCCAGAAACACCTTGGGGTTGATTTGACATCTGACTCGTTTTGGACCGATGCCGTCAACCGCTCACTGGCTGATATTCCGCAATTTGTTGAACTGGCGAGTGAGTAG
- a CDS encoding Panacea domain-containing protein, translating into MNDKDSKIRFTFDEDKFYAVMLILAKKTSRLDALKAAKLLYLADRDHLRAHGKPILGDSYVAMEYGPVPSLSYDILKNIRSGIVTNALLRVERQSGHQYPVFVAIVEPELDYLSQTEMESIDKIIDEYGNNLGTDLVNITHKHKTWTESKENLLEGADPIDYRLFFSEQSEDCQQAFDVMIMEQEDRDFATGL; encoded by the coding sequence ATGAACGACAAGGATAGCAAGATTAGATTCACGTTCGATGAGGATAAGTTCTACGCCGTCATGCTGATATTGGCGAAAAAAACGTCGCGATTGGACGCGCTGAAGGCCGCCAAGCTATTATACTTGGCCGATCGTGACCATCTCCGGGCACATGGCAAACCGATTCTTGGGGACTCTTATGTTGCAATGGAGTATGGCCCTGTCCCGTCGCTCTCTTACGACATCCTTAAAAATATTCGGAGTGGGATTGTGACAAATGCCCTGTTACGGGTAGAAAGGCAGTCGGGACATCAATACCCTGTTTTTGTTGCGATTGTAGAGCCGGAATTGGATTACCTTTCCCAGACAGAGATGGAGTCGATTGACAAAATAATTGATGAATATGGCAATAATCTGGGCACCGATTTGGTAAATATAACACATAAGCATAAAACGTGGACGGAATCAAAAGAAAATCTTTTAGAAGGAGCAGACCCGATTGATTATAGACTGTTCTTTAGCGAGCAATCTGAGGACTGCCAACAAGCTTTTGACGTAATGATTATGGAGCAGGAAGACCGGGACTTCGCAACTGGACTATAA
- a CDS encoding PQQ-dependent sugar dehydrogenase, which produces MNASIYGKRGVSIITVTSLVVVLLSSCGSGDEKTVNGNNNPPKPLVDVEVAFPALTFELPVDLQHTPDTTNRLFVVEQAGKIRVFANDSLTDTASLFLDITDRVKKIGWEEGLLGLAFDPDFQTNGYFYVNYTAANPDRTVISRFLVSPSQSNQANNGTETIILTFEQPFENHNGGGLAFGPDGFLYIGTGDGGSKGDPNNNGQNRKALLGKFLRINVNATSPGKNYSIPVDNPFVGNDSGWREEIFAYGMRNPWRFSFDSSGNLWAGDVGQGKYEEIDIIKNGGNYGWRIMEGMHCYNPSSGCNQSGLMLPVIEYPQPIGASVTGGYVYGGARVPGLQGKYIYADFMTGRIWSADTDGTTASNIRELIKTDLGISSFGTDINNELYMTAFDGKIHRFKQIGVVE; this is translated from the coding sequence ATGAATGCAAGTATATACGGGAAGCGCGGCGTCTCTATCATTACCGTCACGTCACTTGTTGTCGTTTTGTTGTCAAGCTGTGGCTCAGGCGACGAAAAGACGGTGAATGGAAACAACAATCCACCTAAACCCCTTGTAGATGTCGAGGTCGCCTTTCCCGCCCTTACCTTTGAGCTTCCAGTAGATTTACAACATACGCCAGACACAACAAATAGGCTTTTCGTTGTTGAGCAGGCAGGCAAGATACGTGTTTTTGCCAATGACTCTTTGACTGACACTGCATCTCTTTTTCTGGATATCACCGACCGGGTCAAAAAAATCGGCTGGGAGGAAGGACTATTGGGGCTCGCCTTCGATCCTGATTTTCAGACCAATGGATATTTTTATGTCAATTATACTGCCGCAAATCCGGACCGAACTGTTATAAGTCGATTTCTGGTAAGCCCAAGCCAGAGTAACCAAGCCAACAATGGGACTGAAACCATCATCCTTACCTTTGAACAGCCCTTTGAAAATCACAACGGCGGAGGACTTGCCTTTGGCCCCGACGGATTTCTCTATATTGGCACCGGCGATGGCGGCTCTAAAGGCGATCCGAACAATAACGGCCAAAACCGAAAAGCATTGCTTGGAAAGTTCCTGCGCATTAATGTCAACGCAACATCTCCGGGGAAAAACTACAGCATACCTGTTGACAATCCATTCGTCGGCAATGACTCAGGCTGGCGCGAAGAGATTTTTGCGTATGGCATGCGCAATCCGTGGCGCTTCAGTTTCGATAGCAGTGGCAATCTCTGGGCTGGCGATGTCGGACAGGGGAAATATGAAGAAATTGATATTATCAAGAATGGCGGCAACTACGGCTGGAGAATTATGGAAGGGATGCATTGCTATAATCCATCGTCGGGATGCAACCAAAGCGGTCTCATGCTTCCGGTGATAGAATATCCCCAGCCAATTGGAGCATCGGTGACCGGCGGGTATGTCTATGGGGGCGCGCGTGTGCCCGGACTTCAGGGGAAATATATCTATGCTGATTTCATGACCGGTAGAATATGGTCAGCCGACACTGATGGAACTACCGCGTCAAATATACGCGAGTTGATAAAAACCGACTTGGGGATTTCTTCGTTTGGGACAGACATAAACAATGAATTGTACATGACCGCCTTCGATGGGAAAATTCATCGTTTTAAACAGATCGGCGTGGTAGAGTGA